CCGAAGCAGGGCTGTATCGCGGGGAGTAGTGGCCGCGGGGACCGGATCGGCGCGGGCGGGAGAGGAGCGGAGCAGATCGTGAGGTGTTTCCTGCTGTTCCCCGGCGGCTGTGTGCTtgcattctgtttttttttcgagCGGTTTGGTGATGATGCGGGTTTTCTCACGGTTCTGTTGCTGCAGATCTGCGGAAGGGTAAGGGGTTCGGACTTCGGAGTCGGATCAGGAGCGGGGGGCGCCTGTTCTAGGTGACAATCGACGAAATGCAGGGGGATTCGGCTGgctggttcttttttttttttgaaagactcTGGTTGGTTCTTTGGGGGGATGTTTCTGCTTCGGACCCAATCGCTTTGTTCTGTTGCATGTCGTGGGTTGTTTTGGTCTCGATCGCTGGGGAGGTGTGACTGATTAGAGTAGGAATGTGGGCAGAACGATCGGGGACCGGATGGTCATGATGTCACTGATGGTTTTCTTGAGGTCTTGTCTGATCTGTTGGCCTCGTTTGCCTTGCGGCTTTCTTGCAGGTATCGCAGAGTCGAAGGTACGCGTTGACATTGGGAGAAGGCGTAGCAAGGGCCAAGCAAATAGGTGTGTAGATTTTGGTGAACTGTTTGTTCACGCGCGCTCTGGATTTCACTTTGCCGAGTTCATCAGGAAATTTCTTTCGTGGATCCAGGGGAAAAGCAACAGGGCTCAGGGCACTGATAATTTCTTTCATAGATCCAAGAGAAGGGCAACAGAAATCGAGGCATCAAGAAAAACTGTGATTCATGAGTCAATTTTGTTGGCGTGTTCATGCATCTCGTTGGTGGGTCATGCATCAGTGTCTCACTGCTCCGCTATAAAAGCTTTTTTGCAGAACTACGAGATGCCTCAAGTGCGGATTGCCAGCAGGCCGGTGCTTGCCAACCACTCTGGTGGTGGGTTCGTTATCAGGAGGGTAGCATTTCCGGGAATTGTGGTGGCAAAGTGCACCATCAAGCCGCTGGCTCGACGGGCCCGGACACCATTGAGCAACAAGGAGAATGTGCCACCAGCTGGGGCTGTGAAAGCTGCACCAAAGAGGAGTCCACTGCCTGACTGGTACCCAAGGACCCCACTCCGTGACATCACATCTATCGTAAAGGTGCAGACAAGTTTCCTTGGACTATTCATGTGATTATTCTGTGCAATGTTAGTTTTATGGTTATGTTGTAGTTGTACATAGTGCTTGATCTGTTCTATAATATATGCTATGCTACAATGTTAGAATGTCCTTGATACCAAAGTAGGTTCTGAAGTGGAGTTGGTGTTAAGAATCTAAAAACCCTTGCAGGACTCATGTAGCGCCTTACACATTTTGGTGTATTATATGACAATATCCATGTCCCAATAGCTTGAGTGAGAATGCCAGTATCATGAAATGTGGTCAAGCAAGCTACCTTTCATGCTTAGAGCTTAGTGCAGTGACCAACCACAAAGAGTCAGTGTAATTCAAATGACATGATAATAATTGGTTCGGGTTATTACGAGCACCCTTATTGCTCTGTACGCTTGGATCTTGCTATTCTCAGTTTTAGGTAGGAAGCAATTTAAATGTGCTTAGAACTGGAGAAAGTTTTATTGAGTAATAAGGTCAATTTTTAAAATTTGGTTCTCGCCATTTAATCTATGTTAAATTTCTTGCTTTTCAATCTTCTATTGTGTCAGTAATCAAGTATCATGTAGACTGAACAACCTATCATGTTAGAGGTTCATGAAATGCAGGCTACATTGCAGAAGCTAAAGACTCAATAAAGCTGCACATTTCAGAGTTTTTTTTGTCTCATATATCACCATAAGTTGTAATGTTGTATCAAGCTAAGTATATTTGAAGAGTTCACCAACAACTTTATTTGTATTGAACACTTGTATTGAGGACCTTATTTGCGATAGCCTATCAAACCTATGTTTGCCTCCCTTTCCTCGCTTCTGAGATGTCCATTCAGGATATTTTCATATTCAGATCAGAGTAAAAATGTAAAATCACATACATGCATCCATTCAGTATATTTGcatattcatttcatactccctccatccaattTTGATAGATATATTACCAAAATTGAGAAATCCAAATTTGATTGATGTATTTAGTCTCCACCTCGGAGTTTCCCCAACGCAATAACTCATTTCACTTTCTCTTCGCAATTTGATTAGTCTGACGGTTTCCAATGTTAGCTGCGGTGCGTGAAACGAGAAGTATCCCTCAATAAAGGATAgtagattgataagcacacttgtaatcttggtcattgtgccacatgaaaatatatcaatcaaaaatggatggagggagtatttatctGTAGAGTGCTCATATCATTTTTTGATTTATTCAAGATATCTGCTAGAGTATTATATTTGCAACTTTTCTTAAGTTTTGATCTTTTACTAGTTCAATCATCTAATCATCTTCTAGGCTAGTACTATGGAAGTATCTTTATGACGTCGTGTATAcacaatataattttttttatttgaagttaTAGAAGGCTAATATGATATTCATTGAAAATGGATTCTTTTTCTGCAGATAAGTAATTATACTTCTGCCAGGTAGAGAATTAATATACATGCAGTCACTGTTTTGTAGATCAAGACAGAGCCAGTGTTGCTTACCACATTGATAGTTAATTTAGGTTTTCTCAGCAACTTTTGCTTTGTGTTCATCAAAGTTTGTTTGTTCCTCTGTATAATTATTTGCCTCACATGAGGTACCTTTCACTTCTTAAAGATAGTTCATACTTTTGTTTGCTAATGTGCTTGAAATTTGTTTTCCACTGTTACTGTACAAAGAAACCATATAGGCATATACATACCTAATACAGATGCATCAAGTTATTTTTCTCAGTTAATCAGCTCCTTTATTAATTGCAATTTGCAGGCTCTTGAGAGAAGAAATCTACTACAGGATGCTACGGCTCGGCAGCAGATCCAATGGATTGAAGATTCTTCACAATCGGTGGATCCAACAACTCCAGTACAAGAACAGAATGATCCTCAAATCACACTACAAGCGCAGGAAACACAGATTGCTGCTGTCCCTGATCCTGGCTCAACTTCAGTTGTTGCAAACCTCACAACTTCTGTGACCAAGGGCAAGCTGGTGGTGACTTCCTCTCCTTCTGACTGCTCCTTACACACAGTTTCATCCAAACCAAATGATTCAGCTCTCGCTGATCTAATGGAGAAGAAACTGTCCAGATCAATAGAGACGATCGAAAAGATGGTTAGCCAACGACTGAAGGAAACTCCAGAGGCCACTCAGCCTTCCAAGGCGGCTGTCCAGAGGCGCACCCTGATGTCAATGCGATGAGCTGAACCCTGCTCAGCACAGCAATGATTCTCTTCTATCTGCTGCTTTCTTAGCAAGATATCAGCTAAGAAGCATGGTGCCTGCTCAGTTTTGCTGAGGGTGTTTTCCTGGTTCTCTGCTTGAGGACCCTGGTAGGAGGGTTGGGGCTTGGGAGGGGCTCTATAGCGCTTCAGGGCATGATTATCTATGGATAAACTTGCCATTGTAAGCTTAGTGCAGTAAAACTTCATTTGTGCGTCTTCTCTTCCTTACCTCTGTTGTACGTCTTTTTGTTTGTAAAATATGTGGCCTCACTACGTAGCAGTAGGACAGATTATTGGATCTTAGTAGAACGACGGTGTTCATTTTCTTAATGCGCAATGCATTGCATTTCAGAGACCACATCTTGGCCTCTAGGGGATGTTGTGATGAATAGCTTAAGTGTAGGAGTTACTCGGGGCAGAAAACGGCCCTCGTGCAGTTGCTGTAAACCGTAGTCGAATGACGATTGCATGCTCCGGTGATTCACAGCTCCTGGGGGATCGGAGCTGCCTACTGGCAGTTTGCTGCGTCGCGTTGCCATCAGAGTCAGATACTCTGATCGAGTCCTCCCCTCGTCAGGACCAATCGAATTGCTCGTACCACTCCGGTATCTCCTGCCGTTATAGTGCTACGGATGCTGACATGCTGTTGCGCCATGATGGTTGCTCTGTCAATCCTCGAGGTCGCCGAGACGGCCGCACCACCAGCACCAGGGCGCACCTTCCCATGGGAATCTGGACCTGGACAGAACACAACTTCAGATGGATCAGCGCCGCAGAAGCTGATGCTATCAGAGTTCCGAATCGAAGGGTGGCATATTTCTTCGCCTTTAAATAATCACAATTCGTTCTTGGCTTCACTTTAAGTAACGCAGGTGTCCTTGACATTGATACAGCGACGAACCTATTTGCCGTGGAACTGGACACTTTGGAGTCATGAAGAAATTTGCTTGCAACTCATCCCTGGTCTAAGGGAGATGAACACAAAGTGCATCTCTCATGAACTGACGAAGGAAAACATTAGGAACAGCGATACGCCTACGGAAGTTCAGAGGTGCACAAGTCACAACATGCCCTAGCTTATTACAGCTCTGCAACTTAAATCTTGCTCACACTCTGCAACTCAACCTTGCAGTTTAAGGGAGGCCTCAGGGCACATCTAGAGATGGAAAACCGGTAAAAGAATTCAGAGAAAAGCAGagatcatgacatcatgtacaTAATTGAACAAGTTGCACAGGTACAACCCAGTTACATGGCATAACTCATGTCGGACGAAATAAGGAACAAATGGTAATTACAAGCAAGGACACCATCCGTCCCCTGGAAGCATCAAGCATGCCATGAAGGTATCCTGGTATGCAGCATCATTGCATCAACGGCATTTGTATGAATGGCTGTGTTCATCAGATCTTCGAAGTAGATTACTGGCAGCATGTTGAATTTTGTAGGCTGTGATGGCCTACAGATATCTGCTATCTGGTGACGGGCCAACTAGATCTGAAGCCTCTGTGGCACCAGCAAGGTCTCCATGCTGCATACAATTCTTTAGCATAGGATGGAAATGAGCAAACACTGCTGCAATGCTATAAATGTACAGTTGGAGATGCTGCTTGAAATGGAGGAAACAGCAGGCATTCATGACTCCAGATTTCTGATAGTCTCGTGTTTTTGTGATATTACAAGCAATGATGAGTACTGCAGAGGTAAATCAGATGGTCAGTTTTTTTAATCTCACTAAAATTGATGGGATCCATACGGATGTTATTCATCAATTCTATACAAATATGAACACACAGTATTATTCGGCATATACATATTTTCACTATTCACTATGTCTTGACAGTTGACACTTGCACAATCAGATTATGTATGAGCACTTTACCATGGAAAATAGGAAACCAACCTGTGTACCGGCAATTATGGTGTGGCTGAGTGGATGGGCTGCACAAGAAAGCACCCTTTGGGATAAAGGGACAAGCCTGTTTTCCACAGGTTGATTTTCCTCGAGGCCTCTTGTTTCCTCTCTGATAAGTGGAAATCAGAAGAGGAAACGATTGTAAATAGCTTGCAATTAAATGGGtttgataaaaaaataatatgccCAGGGAGAAAATGATAGGTGAATAACCCGGAaacaaagataaagaaaagagcAGCTTACTTGTCCACATGGCATGCAGAGGTTGTATCTGGATGAAAATCCAGTAGATAAATTCCATCATATGAGGAAGATCCAACTGCATAAATCTGGAAAGTAATCATATAATGTGCATAAAATTCCTTAAAATCAAGGAAAATTCACAGTAGTTAACAGCTCATTAATCAGCATTAACAAATTTACTTTGCCTCACAACCCAATATCTCTTAAGACTTAAGTTTTAAGAAAAAACCTTGCAGGTGCTAAAATTTATGGTGCTCTACAGTATACTTACTGAAGATGTCGGCAGCCAGGTTGGTTTTCTTAGCTGTTTTTGAAATACCAAGTCTGTGCTCTCCCTATTAAATGAGAAGGAAGAGTACCGCAAAACAATTAGTTCCTACTAGAAAAGGCATACTTCAATCAAGAATATTTGT
This window of the Panicum virgatum strain AP13 chromosome 1K, P.virgatum_v5, whole genome shotgun sequence genome carries:
- the LOC120706827 gene encoding protein POLYCHOME-like encodes the protein MPQVRIASRPVLANHSGGGFVIRRVAFPGIVVAKCTIKPLARRARTPLSNKENVPPAGAVKAAPKRSPLPDWYPRTPLRDITSIVKALERRNLLQDATARQQIQWIEDSSQSVDPTTPVQEQNDPQITLQAQETQIAAVPDPGSTSVVANLTTSVTKGKLVVTSSPSDCSLHTVSSKPNDSALADLMEKKLSRSIETIEKMVSQRLKETPEATQPSKAAVQRRTLMSMR